The following proteins come from a genomic window of Enterobacter chengduensis:
- the dinF gene encoding MATE family efflux transporter DinF encodes MSLLTASDKALWRLALPMIFSNITVPLLGLVDTAVIGHLDSPVYLGGVAIGATATSFLFMLLLFLRMSTTGLTAQAYGAKDPLRLARALVQPLILALGAGTLIVLLRAPLIDLALQVVGGSEAVLTQARRFLEIRWLSAPASLANLVLLGWLLGVQYARAPVILLVVGNLLNIVLDVWLVMGLHMNVQGAALATAIAEYGTFIIGLWMVWRVLAMRGISLALLKTAWRGNIRKLLALNRDIMLRSLLLQLCFGALTVFGARLGPEIVAVNAVLMTLLTFTAYALDGFAYAVEAHSGQAYGARESGQLRDVWRAACRQSGLVALAFGLVYACFGEQIVASLTSLPALRELASHYLIWQVILPVVGVWCYLLDGMFIGATRGAEMRNCMAVAAAGFGLTLLTLPWLGNHGLWLALAVFLSLRGLSLAFIWHRHWQNNTWFSSRHDIS; translated from the coding sequence ATGTCACTGCTGACGGCATCCGATAAGGCATTGTGGCGTCTTGCACTGCCGATGATTTTCTCCAATATTACCGTGCCTCTGCTTGGGCTGGTTGATACTGCCGTTATCGGCCATCTGGATTCACCAGTTTATCTTGGCGGCGTGGCGATTGGCGCGACGGCAACCAGCTTCCTGTTTATGCTGCTGCTCTTTTTGCGCATGAGCACCACCGGACTCACGGCGCAGGCGTATGGTGCGAAAGACCCGCTGCGTCTGGCGCGCGCGCTGGTCCAGCCGCTGATCCTTGCGCTTGGCGCGGGGACGTTAATCGTTTTATTGCGTGCGCCCCTCATCGACCTGGCGCTCCAGGTTGTTGGCGGCAGCGAGGCGGTGCTGACGCAGGCGCGACGTTTCCTCGAAATCCGCTGGCTCAGCGCCCCCGCCTCGCTGGCCAACCTGGTTCTGCTGGGGTGGCTGCTGGGCGTACAGTACGCCCGCGCCCCGGTGATTTTGCTGGTGGTGGGCAATCTGCTCAACATTGTGCTGGATGTCTGGCTGGTGATGGGCCTGCACATGAACGTGCAGGGCGCGGCGCTGGCGACGGCAATCGCCGAATACGGAACCTTTATTATTGGCCTGTGGATGGTCTGGCGGGTGCTGGCGATGCGCGGGATCTCCCTGGCGCTGCTCAAAACCGCATGGCGTGGCAATATCCGTAAGCTGCTGGCGCTTAACCGGGACATCATGCTGCGTTCGCTGCTGCTTCAGCTCTGTTTCGGTGCGCTAACCGTCTTTGGGGCCCGGCTAGGGCCAGAAATCGTCGCGGTCAACGCGGTACTGATGACGCTCTTGACCTTTACCGCCTACGCGCTGGACGGCTTTGCCTATGCGGTAGAAGCGCATTCCGGGCAGGCGTACGGCGCGCGGGAAAGCGGGCAGCTTCGGGACGTCTGGCGGGCAGCCTGCCGGCAGTCTGGGCTGGTGGCGCTGGCATTCGGCCTGGTTTACGCCTGCTTTGGCGAGCAGATTGTCGCGTCGCTTACGTCTCTCCCTGCGCTGCGCGAGCTGGCGAGCCACTATCTCATCTGGCAAGTCATTTTACCGGTGGTCGGCGTCTGGTGTTATCTGCTGGACGGCATGTTTATTGGCGCAACGCGCGGGGCGGAGATGCGTAACTGCATGGCCGTTGCGGCGGCAGGGTTTGGCCTGACGCTGCTGACGCTCCCCTGGCTGGGCAATCACGGTTTATGGCTGGCGCTTGCGGTGTTTCTCTCTCTGCGAGGCCTGTCGCTGGCCTTTATCTGGCATCGCCACTGGCAAAACAATACCTGGTTCTCCTCCCGCCACGATATATCGTGA
- a CDS encoding CsbD family protein — protein MNKDEIGGNWKQFKGKAKEKWGKLTDDDMTVIEGKRDQLVGKIQERYGYAKDQAENEVKDWETRNDYRW, from the coding sequence ATGAATAAAGACGAAATCGGCGGCAACTGGAAGCAGTTCAAAGGTAAAGCGAAAGAAAAGTGGGGTAAGCTGACCGATGACGATATGACCGTCATTGAAGGTAAACGCGATCAGCTTGTCGGTAAAATTCAGGAACGTTACGGCTATGCGAAAGATCAGGCGGAAAACGAAGTCAAAGACTGGGAAACCCGTAACGACTACCGCTGGTAA
- the zur gene encoding zinc uptake transcriptional repressor Zur, which produces MDKSTKELLAQAEKLCAQRNVRLTPQRLEVLRLMSLQQGAISAYDLLDLLRESEPQAKPPTVYRALDFLLEQGFVHKVESTNSYVLCHLFDQPTHTSAMFICDRCGVVKEEAAEGVEDIMHTLAARMGFALRHNVIEAHGLCSACVEVEACRHQDACQHDHSILVKKKPR; this is translated from the coding sequence ATGGATAAGTCCACAAAAGAGCTGTTAGCGCAGGCCGAAAAGCTGTGCGCGCAACGCAATGTGCGCCTGACTCCGCAGCGCCTTGAAGTGTTACGCCTGATGAGTCTGCAACAGGGTGCAATCAGCGCCTATGACCTGTTAGATCTGCTCCGTGAAAGCGAGCCGCAGGCGAAACCACCCACGGTGTATCGCGCGCTGGATTTCCTGCTGGAACAGGGTTTTGTCCACAAAGTCGAGTCCACAAACAGCTACGTGCTGTGTCATCTTTTCGATCAGCCCACTCACACATCCGCTATGTTTATCTGCGACCGTTGTGGCGTGGTGAAAGAAGAAGCTGCGGAAGGCGTGGAAGACATTATGCATACGCTGGCGGCAAGAATGGGCTTTGCCCTGCGGCATAATGTGATTGAAGCACACGGGTTGTGTTCAGCGTGTGTTGAGGTGGAAGCCTGTCGGCACCAGGATGCGTGCCAACATGACCACTCTATACTGGTGAAGAAAAAGCCGCGTTAA
- a CDS encoding cupin domain-containing protein — protein sequence MKRPDCIRHWRDVEGADDSTYPDSDERFSIGAPLARKLGLGRIGIHHERLPPGRRTSYPHAESDEEEFVYVLEGYPEAWINGYLWKLEPGDSVGFPAGTGVCHTFINNTDDEVRLLVVGEASKKHNRIYYPLNPVYAATREDRWVDHPPQFFGPHDGKPGKK from the coding sequence ATGAAAAGACCTGACTGTATTCGGCACTGGCGCGACGTGGAAGGCGCGGATGATTCGACCTATCCAGATAGCGATGAGCGGTTTTCTATCGGCGCACCGCTGGCTCGCAAGCTCGGGCTCGGGCGCATCGGCATTCATCATGAGCGGCTACCGCCCGGGCGCAGAACGTCCTACCCGCACGCGGAAAGCGATGAAGAAGAGTTCGTTTATGTGCTCGAAGGTTATCCGGAAGCGTGGATTAATGGCTATTTATGGAAACTTGAACCGGGCGATAGCGTGGGATTTCCTGCCGGAACGGGCGTCTGCCACACCTTTATCAATAACACGGACGACGAGGTGCGGTTGCTGGTCGTTGGCGAGGCCAGCAAGAAGCACAATCGCATCTACTATCCGCTTAACCCGGTCTATGCCGCCACCCGCGAGGATCGCTGGGTAGACCACCCACCCCAGTTTTTTGGACCGCATGATGGAAAACCTGGGAAAAAATAA
- a CDS encoding conjugal transfer protein TraF, with amino-acid sequence MKKNFKFSVVSIAVSLFMANQAGAANTWTEARSDAMGGTGVAAGSYGSAVLINPALLAKAKPDDDVTVILPSIGAQISDKDNLRDKIDDISDDVSKYRSTLESINLFDLLNPASQASRQVSAAAGDLANQLASLKGKTASGKAGAGIAVSIPNDVLSVAFVAKANARARVSSYIDQGDIDTLRGIEAVPATALAANPNDLKSKGFGRAAIVSDYGVAVARQFDISGVPVSVGITPKLQKTWLYNYTVSIYNFDSGDINSSRYRNDDTGFNVDAGLAADFGESWTVGLTGKNLFSRDIDTKKVDGVRDTYQISPVVTAGAAWHNDLVTLTADGDLTETKGFKSEDTSQYVGVGAEVTPLSWLAVRAGYRADVKGNDSNVFTGGVGFAPFNTVHVDLMGLYGEDETWGAGAQLSMTF; translated from the coding sequence GTGAAAAAAAATTTTAAATTTTCGGTGGTTAGCATCGCTGTTTCCTTGTTTATGGCAAATCAGGCGGGAGCAGCCAATACCTGGACAGAAGCGCGCAGTGATGCGATGGGGGGGACGGGCGTTGCGGCAGGAAGCTATGGCAGTGCAGTATTGATAAACCCGGCACTGCTGGCAAAGGCAAAGCCCGATGATGATGTCACGGTTATTCTGCCATCAATTGGCGCTCAGATTTCGGATAAGGACAATCTGCGCGATAAGATTGATGATATCAGCGACGATGTCAGCAAATATCGCAGCACGCTGGAAAGTATCAATCTTTTCGATCTCTTAAATCCCGCAAGCCAGGCCTCCAGGCAGGTCTCCGCAGCGGCGGGCGATCTTGCTAATCAACTAGCTTCGCTGAAAGGAAAAACCGCCAGCGGTAAAGCGGGCGCAGGGATCGCTGTCAGCATTCCTAATGACGTGTTATCCGTAGCATTCGTCGCAAAAGCGAATGCGCGTGCCCGCGTGAGTTCTTACATCGATCAGGGCGATATTGACACATTACGCGGTATTGAGGCCGTTCCAGCCACCGCGTTAGCGGCAAATCCGAATGATTTGAAGTCAAAAGGCTTTGGTCGCGCGGCGATCGTTTCGGACTATGGTGTGGCGGTGGCGCGTCAGTTCGACATTAGCGGCGTACCGGTCTCGGTCGGTATCACGCCTAAGCTGCAAAAAACCTGGCTCTATAACTATACGGTTTCCATCTACAACTTCGACAGCGGGGATATCAATAGTAGCCGCTATCGCAATGATGATACGGGCTTTAACGTCGATGCCGGTCTTGCTGCTGACTTTGGCGAGAGCTGGACTGTCGGTTTAACCGGAAAAAATCTCTTCTCCCGTGATATTGATACGAAGAAAGTGGATGGCGTGCGCGATACTTATCAAATCAGTCCTGTGGTGACCGCCGGTGCCGCCTGGCACAACGATCTCGTCACGCTGACCGCCGATGGCGATCTGACGGAAACCAAAGGCTTCAAGAGCGAAGATACGTCGCAGTATGTTGGCGTCGGTGCCGAGGTAACGCCGCTGAGCTGGCTGGCGGTGCGTGCAGGCTATCGCGCGGACGTGAAGGGGAACGACAGCAACGTCTTTACCGGCGGTGTTGGCTTCGCGCCGTTTAATACCGTGCATGTTGACCTGATGGGCCTGTACGGTGAAGACGAAACCTGGGGCGCCGGGGCTCAGCTGAGCATGACGTTCTAA
- the dusA gene encoding tRNA dihydrouridine(20/20a) synthase DusA — protein MSSESQTAFPAHRFSIAPMLDWTDRHCRYFLRQLSRHTLLYTEMVTTGAIIHGKGDYLAYSEEEHPVALQLGGSDPAALAQCAKLAEARGYDEINLNVGCPSDRVQNGMFGACLMGNAQLVADCIKAMRDVVSIPVTVKTRIGIDDQDSYEFLCDFINTVSGKGECEMFIIHARKAWLSGLSPKENREIPPLDYPRVYQLKRDFPHLTMSINGGIKSLEEAKAHLAHMDGVMVGREAYQNPGILAMVDREIFGVEGADTDPVAVVRAMYPYIERELNNGTYLGHITRHMLGLFQGIPGARQWRRYLSENAHKAGADIEVLEHALRLVADKR, from the coding sequence ATGTCGTCAGAATCACAGACCGCTTTCCCTGCACACCGTTTCTCCATTGCGCCGATGCTCGACTGGACGGACAGACACTGCCGCTATTTCCTGCGCCAGCTCTCCCGCCATACGCTGCTCTACACCGAAATGGTGACTACGGGCGCAATCATCCACGGGAAGGGCGACTATCTGGCCTATAGCGAAGAGGAGCATCCGGTAGCCCTGCAGCTGGGCGGCAGCGATCCGGCCGCGCTGGCGCAGTGTGCGAAGCTGGCGGAAGCGCGCGGCTATGACGAGATTAACCTCAACGTTGGCTGCCCGTCCGACCGCGTGCAAAACGGCATGTTTGGCGCATGCCTGATGGGCAACGCGCAGCTGGTGGCGGACTGTATCAAGGCGATGCGCGATGTTGTTTCCATTCCGGTGACGGTCAAAACCCGTATCGGCATTGACGACCAGGACAGCTACGAGTTCCTGTGCGATTTCATCAACACGGTGTCCGGCAAAGGCGAATGCGAGATGTTTATCATCCACGCCCGTAAAGCCTGGCTCTCCGGCCTCAGTCCGAAAGAGAACCGTGAGATCCCACCGCTGGACTATCCGCGCGTGTATCAGCTAAAGCGTGACTTCCCGCACCTGACGATGTCGATCAACGGCGGCATTAAGTCGCTGGAAGAGGCCAAAGCGCATCTGGCACATATGGATGGCGTGATGGTCGGACGCGAGGCGTATCAGAACCCGGGCATTCTGGCGATGGTCGATCGCGAAATCTTTGGCGTTGAAGGCGCAGACACCGATCCGGTTGCCGTCGTGCGCGCCATGTACCCTTACATTGAGCGCGAGCTGAACAACGGCACGTATCTCGGCCACATTACCCGCCATATGCTGGGCCTGTTCCAGGGCATTCCGGGCGCGCGGCAGTGGCGTCGTTACCTCAGTGAAAATGCGCATAAAGCCGGTGCCGATATTGAGGTTCTGGAGCATGCGCTGCGACTGGTCGCAGATAAGCGATAA
- the pspG gene encoding envelope stress response protein PspG, with the protein MLELLFVIGFFVMLLATGVSLLGILAALVVATVVMFIGGLFALTIKLLPWLLLAIAVVWAIRAIKSPKLPTYQRNNRFRY; encoded by the coding sequence ATGCTGGAACTACTTTTTGTGATTGGCTTTTTTGTCATGCTGTTAGCGACAGGCGTTTCGCTGCTCGGCATTCTGGCTGCGCTTGTCGTGGCGACGGTGGTGATGTTTATCGGCGGGCTGTTTGCCCTGACCATTAAGCTGCTGCCATGGCTGCTGCTGGCCATTGCGGTGGTGTGGGCGATACGGGCGATTAAATCGCCAAAACTGCCGACTTATCAGCGCAATAACCGCTTCCGTTACTAA
- a CDS encoding quinone oxidoreductase gives MATRIEFHKHGGPEVLKAVEFTPAAPGENEIQVENKAIGINYIDTYIRGGLYPPPSMPSGLGTEAAGVVIKVGSAVKHIKEGDRVVYAQSALGAYSSVHNVPADKAALLPNAISFEQAAASFLKGLTVYYLLRKTYEIKPDEQFLFHAAAGGVGLIACQWAKALGAKLIGTVGNAQKAQRALQAGAWQVINYREESIVERLKEITSGKKVRVVYDSVGKDTWEASLDCLQRRGLMVSFGNASGAVTGVNLGILNQKGSLYVTRPSLQGYITSREELEEASNELFSLIASGVIKVDVADAQKFALTDAQRAHEVLESRATQGSSLLIP, from the coding sequence ATGGCAACACGTATTGAATTTCACAAGCATGGTGGCCCTGAGGTACTTAAAGCGGTGGAGTTTACCCCTGCCGCGCCCGGCGAGAACGAAATCCAGGTTGAAAACAAAGCCATCGGCATAAACTACATCGACACCTACATTCGCGGCGGTCTCTACCCGCCTCCGTCAATGCCGAGCGGCCTGGGCACCGAAGCGGCCGGTGTCGTCATTAAAGTGGGCAGCGCGGTGAAGCATATTAAAGAGGGCGACCGCGTGGTGTATGCGCAATCTGCGCTGGGCGCTTACAGCTCCGTCCACAACGTTCCGGCGGATAAAGCCGCCCTGCTGCCCAACGCTATCTCCTTTGAACAGGCGGCGGCGTCGTTTCTGAAGGGTTTGACGGTTTACTACCTGCTGCGCAAAACCTATGAAATTAAACCCGACGAGCAGTTCCTGTTTCATGCCGCGGCGGGAGGCGTCGGGCTCATCGCCTGTCAGTGGGCAAAAGCCCTGGGCGCGAAGCTGATCGGCACCGTGGGCAACGCCCAAAAAGCGCAGCGCGCGCTGCAGGCGGGTGCCTGGCAGGTGATTAACTATCGTGAAGAGAGCATCGTTGAGCGGCTGAAGGAGATCACCAGCGGCAAAAAAGTGCGCGTGGTGTATGACTCGGTGGGCAAAGATACCTGGGAGGCGTCGCTGGACTGCCTGCAGCGTCGCGGGCTGATGGTGAGCTTCGGGAACGCGTCTGGCGCGGTGACGGGCGTTAACCTGGGCATTCTGAACCAGAAAGGCTCGCTCTACGTGACGCGCCCTTCCCTGCAGGGTTACATCACCAGCCGGGAAGAACTCGAGGAAGCCAGCAACGAGCTGTTTTCGCTGATCGCCAGCGGCGTAATTAAGGTGGACGTAGCCGACGCGCAGAAATTCGCGCTGACCGATGCGCAGCGCGCGCATGAGGTGCTGGAGAGTCGGGCGACCCAGGGATCGAGCCTGCTGATTCCCTAA
- the dnaB gene encoding replicative DNA helicase, giving the protein MAGNKPFNKQTEPRERDFQVAGLKVPPHSIEAEQSVLGGLMLDNERWDDVAERVVAEDFYTRPHRHIFTEMARLQESGSPIDLITLAESLERLGQLDSCGGFAYLAELSKNTPSAANISAYADIVRERAVVREMISVANEIAEAGFDPQGRTSEDLLDLAESRVFKIAESRANKDEGPKNIADVLDATVARIEQLFQQPHDGVTGVNTGYDDLNKKTAGLQPSDLIIVAARPSMGKTTFAMNLVENAAMLQDKPVLIFSLEMPSEQIMMRSLASLSRVDQTRIRTGQLDDEDWARISGTMGILLEKRNIYIDDSSGLTPTEVRSRARRIAREHGGIGLIMIDYLQLMRVPSLSDNRTLEIAEISRSLKALAKELHVPVVALSQLNRSLEQRADKRPVNSDLRESGSIEQDADLIMFIYRDEVYHENSDLKGIAEIIIGKQRNGPIGTVRLTFNGQWSRFDNYAGPQYDDE; this is encoded by the coding sequence ATGGCAGGAAACAAACCCTTCAACAAACAGACTGAACCTCGCGAGCGTGATTTCCAGGTCGCAGGGTTAAAAGTCCCGCCGCACTCGATTGAAGCGGAACAGTCGGTGTTGGGCGGTTTAATGCTGGATAACGAGCGCTGGGACGACGTCGCCGAGCGCGTCGTGGCGGAAGATTTCTACACCCGCCCGCACCGCCACATCTTTACCGAAATGGCGCGTCTGCAGGAGTCGGGCAGCCCGATCGATCTGATCACGCTGGCTGAATCGCTGGAACGTCTTGGGCAGCTCGACAGCTGCGGCGGGTTTGCCTATCTGGCAGAACTGTCAAAAAACACACCAAGTGCGGCAAACATCAGCGCTTACGCCGATATCGTGCGCGAACGTGCCGTTGTCCGCGAGATGATCTCGGTGGCGAACGAGATCGCCGAAGCCGGTTTTGATCCGCAGGGCCGCACCAGCGAAGACCTGCTCGACCTTGCCGAGTCCCGCGTCTTCAAAATCGCCGAAAGCCGCGCCAACAAAGACGAAGGCCCAAAAAACATCGCCGATGTCCTCGACGCCACCGTTGCCCGTATCGAACAGCTGTTCCAGCAGCCGCACGACGGCGTCACCGGCGTGAACACCGGCTATGACGATCTCAACAAGAAAACCGCTGGCCTGCAGCCGTCGGATTTGATTATCGTCGCCGCGCGTCCGTCGATGGGTAAAACGACATTTGCGATGAACCTCGTCGAAAATGCGGCGATGCTGCAGGATAAGCCGGTACTCATCTTCAGTCTTGAGATGCCCTCCGAGCAGATCATGATGCGTTCCCTGGCGTCGCTGTCGCGCGTGGACCAGACCCGCATCCGTACCGGCCAGCTCGACGATGAGGACTGGGCGCGTATCTCCGGCACCATGGGCATTCTGCTGGAAAAACGTAATATCTACATCGATGACTCCTCCGGCCTGACGCCGACGGAAGTCCGTTCCCGCGCGCGCCGTATCGCCCGCGAACACGGCGGCATCGGCCTTATCATGATCGACTACCTTCAGCTGATGCGCGTCCCGTCGCTCTCCGACAACCGTACGCTGGAAATTGCAGAAATTTCCCGCTCGCTCAAGGCGTTAGCCAAAGAGCTGCACGTGCCGGTGGTGGCGCTGTCGCAGCTTAACCGCTCTCTGGAACAACGTGCCGACAAGCGCCCGGTCAACTCCGATCTGCGTGAATCCGGCTCCATCGAGCAGGATGCCGACTTAATCATGTTTATCTACCGTGATGAGGTTTATCACGAGAACAGCGACCTGAAAGGGATCGCCGAAATTATTATTGGTAAACAACGTAACGGCCCGATCGGGACGGTGCGTCTGACCTTTAACGGACAGTGGTCGCGTTTCGACAACTACGCCGGTCCTCAATATGATGATGAGTAA
- the alr gene encoding alanine racemase, with the protein MQAATVVINRRALRHNLQRLRELAPASKLVAVVKANAYGHGLLETARTLPDADAFGVARLEEALRLRAGGITQPILLLEGFFEAGDLPTIAQQHLHTAVHNEEQLAALETAELSEPVTVWMKLDTGMHRLGVRPESAEAFYQRLCQCKNVRQPVNIVSHFARADEPECGATERQLDIFNTFCEGKPGMRSIAASGGILLWPQSHFDWARPGIILYGVSPLENRLWGPDFGFKPVMSLVSKLIAVREHKAGEPVGYGGTWTSERDTRLGVVAMGYGDGYPRAAPSGTPVLVNGREVKIVGRVAMDMICVDLGPEAQDKAGDDAVLWGEGLPVERIAEITKVSAYELITRLTSRVAMKYID; encoded by the coding sequence ATGCAAGCGGCAACTGTAGTCATTAACCGCCGCGCTCTGCGACACAACCTGCAACGTCTGCGTGAACTGGCGCCCGCCAGCAAGCTCGTTGCAGTCGTGAAAGCGAACGCTTACGGACACGGTCTTCTTGAGACCGCGCGAACGCTCCCCGATGCCGACGCCTTTGGCGTCGCCCGTCTTGAAGAAGCCCTCCGCCTGCGCGCGGGAGGGATTACCCAACCGATTCTGCTCCTCGAAGGCTTCTTCGAAGCCGGCGATCTGCCGACCATTGCCCAGCAGCATCTGCACACGGCGGTACACAACGAAGAACAGCTGGCCGCGCTTGAAACCGCCGAGCTGAGCGAGCCGGTGACGGTGTGGATGAAGCTCGACACGGGCATGCACCGTCTGGGCGTACGTCCGGAAAGCGCGGAAGCGTTTTATCAGCGTTTATGCCAGTGCAAAAACGTGCGCCAGCCGGTGAATATTGTCAGCCACTTCGCCCGTGCCGATGAGCCCGAGTGCGGCGCGACCGAGCGGCAGCTGGATATCTTTAATACCTTCTGCGAAGGCAAGCCGGGGATGCGCTCGATTGCGGCTTCCGGTGGGATCCTGCTGTGGCCGCAGTCGCATTTCGACTGGGCGCGGCCTGGCATCATTCTTTACGGCGTGTCGCCGCTGGAGAACAGGCTCTGGGGGCCGGACTTTGGCTTTAAGCCCGTCATGTCGCTGGTTTCAAAGCTGATTGCCGTGCGTGAGCACAAAGCGGGAGAGCCGGTGGGCTATGGCGGCACCTGGACCAGCGAGCGCGACACGCGTCTCGGCGTGGTGGCAATGGGCTACGGCGACGGTTATCCGCGTGCCGCACCGTCGGGTACGCCGGTTCTGGTCAACGGGCGCGAAGTGAAAATCGTCGGCCGCGTGGCGATGGATATGATTTGTGTGGATCTGGGTCCGGAAGCCCAGGATAAAGCGGGCGATGATGCGGTGCTGTGGGGTGAAGGACTGCCCGTTGAGCGCATTGCTGAAATCACGAAAGTGAGTGCTTACGAACTTATTACGCGCCTGACGTCTCGTGTCGCGATGAAATACATTGATTGA
- the tyrB gene encoding aromatic amino acid transaminase: MFQKVDAYAGDPILSLMERFKEDPRSDKVNLSIGLYYNEEGIIPQLNAVAEAEARLNAAPHGASLYLPMEGLNAYRNTIAPLLFGADHPVLAQKRVATIQTLGGSGALKVGADFLKKYFPDSGVWVSDPTWENHVAIFEGAGFKVGTYPWFDSETNGVRVEALLEKLHTLPERSIVLLHPCCHNPTGADLTHDQWDAVIEVLKARNLIPFLDIAYQGFGAGMEDDAYAIRAVASAGLPALVSNSFSKIFSLYGERVGGLSVVCEDTEAASRVLGQLKATVRRIYSSPPNFGAQVVATVLGDEKLKANWLAEVESMRKRILSMRQELVNVLKEAVPGHNFDYLLKQRGMFSYTGLSAAQVDRLREEFGVYLIASGRMCVAGLNASNVHRVAQAFAAVM; encoded by the coding sequence GTGTTTCAGAAAGTTGACGCCTATGCCGGCGACCCTATCCTCTCCTTAATGGAGCGTTTCAAAGAAGATCCTCGCAGCGACAAAGTGAATCTCAGCATCGGTCTGTATTACAACGAGGAGGGCATCATTCCTCAATTAAACGCCGTTGCTGAAGCCGAAGCGCGTCTGAATGCGGCTCCACACGGTGCTTCTCTTTATCTGCCGATGGAAGGGCTGAACGCCTATCGCAACACCATTGCGCCGCTGCTGTTCGGCGCCGATCACCCGGTGCTCGCGCAAAAACGCGTGGCGACCATCCAGACGCTGGGCGGCTCGGGTGCGCTGAAGGTGGGGGCGGACTTCCTGAAAAAATACTTCCCGGATTCAGGCGTGTGGGTCAGCGATCCGACGTGGGAAAACCACGTTGCGATCTTCGAGGGCGCAGGCTTTAAGGTCGGGACCTATCCGTGGTTCGACAGCGAAACTAACGGCGTGCGCGTTGAGGCGCTGCTGGAAAAACTGCACACCCTGCCGGAGCGCAGCATTGTGCTGTTGCATCCGTGCTGCCATAACCCGACCGGGGCGGATCTCACCCACGATCAGTGGGATGCGGTGATAGAGGTGCTTAAGGCCCGCAACCTGATCCCGTTCCTCGACATCGCCTATCAGGGCTTTGGCGCGGGTATGGAAGACGATGCTTATGCCATCCGCGCGGTGGCCAGCGCCGGGCTGCCTGCTCTGGTGAGTAACTCCTTCTCTAAAATTTTCTCCCTCTACGGCGAGCGCGTTGGCGGTCTGTCCGTGGTGTGTGAAGACACAGAAGCGGCAAGCCGCGTGCTGGGCCAGCTGAAGGCGACGGTGCGCCGTATTTACTCCAGCCCGCCAAACTTTGGTGCGCAGGTGGTGGCGACGGTTCTCGGTGACGAAAAGCTGAAAGCCAACTGGCTCGCCGAGGTGGAATCCATGCGCAAGCGGATTCTGTCGATGCGTCAGGAGCTGGTTAACGTGCTGAAAGAGGCCGTGCCTGGGCATAACTTCGACTATCTGCTCAAGCAGCGCGGGATGTTCAGCTATACCGGACTGAGCGCGGCGCAGGTCGATCGCCTGCGCGAAGAGTTCGGCGTCTACCTGATCGCCAGCGGCCGTATGTGCGTGGCGGGCCTGAATGCCAGCAACGTTCACCGCGTAGCGCAGGCGTTTGCCGCAGTGATGTAA
- the aphA gene encoding acid phosphatase AphA — protein sequence MRKITLALSAACLLFSLNSAVVARASAPTPLYTGTTAAMLAEQAPIHWVSVAQIENSLMGRAPMAVGFDIDDTVLFSSPGFWRGKKTYSPDSEAYLKNPEFWEKMNNGWDEYSIPKEVARALIAMHVKRGDSIYFVTGRSQTKTETVSKTLQDDFQIPAASMNPVIFAGDKEGQNTKTQWLEKKNIKVFYGDSDNDITAAQDVGARGIRVLRASNSTYRPLPMAGKFGEEVIVNSEY from the coding sequence ATGCGCAAGATCACACTGGCGCTCAGCGCCGCCTGCTTATTGTTCTCACTTAATAGCGCCGTCGTCGCCCGTGCTTCGGCCCCGACGCCGCTTTACACCGGCACCACCGCCGCCATGCTTGCCGAGCAGGCGCCCATTCACTGGGTTTCCGTGGCCCAAATCGAAAACAGCCTGATGGGCCGTGCGCCAATGGCCGTGGGCTTTGACATTGACGATACCGTGCTGTTCTCCAGCCCCGGCTTCTGGCGCGGTAAGAAAACGTATTCACCGGACAGCGAAGCGTATCTGAAGAACCCGGAGTTTTGGGAAAAAATGAATAACGGCTGGGACGAGTACAGCATCCCGAAAGAGGTTGCCCGCGCGCTGATTGCCATGCACGTGAAGCGCGGTGACAGCATTTATTTTGTGACCGGCCGCAGTCAGACCAAAACAGAAACCGTCTCTAAAACCCTGCAGGATGATTTCCAGATCCCGGCTGCCAGCATGAACCCGGTCATTTTTGCCGGCGACAAAGAGGGGCAAAACACCAAAACCCAGTGGCTGGAGAAGAAAAATATCAAAGTATTCTACGGCGATTCGGATAACGACATTACCGCCGCGCAGGACGTGGGAGCCAGAGGTATCAGGGTGTTACGCGCCTCTAACTCAACCTATCGACCGCTGCCGATGGCCGGAAAGTTTGGCGAAGAGGTGATCGTCAACTCCGAGTACTGA